A stretch of [Clostridium] innocuum DNA encodes these proteins:
- a CDS encoding FeoB-associated Cys-rich membrane protein, which produces MNIADVIVIAVLLAILAVIVYATRPKKGKDSGCGSCHSDCSSCSAFSSLYEDYKKDQEQE; this is translated from the coding sequence CAGATGTTATCGTAATAGCGGTACTGCTTGCCATACTTGCGGTGATCGTTTATGCTACCAGACCGAAAAAAGGGAAGGACTCCGGCTGCGGCTCCTGTCACAGTGACTGCTCCAGCTGCTCTGCCTTTTCCAGCCTGTATGAAGATTATAAGAAGGATCAGGAGCAGGAATAA